CTGCGCGGTCCGGACCTCCAGCGCCCGCCTTTCGAAGAACTTCGCCAGCGGGTTGGGCGTTTTGTAGGCGGCCACCTGGAGGATTCCCTCGTCAATGGCGTACACGACGATCTTTCCCGGCCGGTCGCTTCGATAACGGATGGAATAGGGATCTCCCGGTAGAGCGAGGGCGGGGATGTCCAGGTCCACCTTGGCGGTTCTTCTTTCGAGGCTGACGCTGAAAGGGATGACGCCGTAACTCAGTGGGCTCATGAAGATTTCCGGTGATGCGGTATCTCGGACAAATTCCACGTTCACAAATCCGTTGCCCTCCAGGTCGGCCGGCACTCGAATCCTTTGCACGGTATTGGTGGAGCGCGACTGGAACCACTTGGATGCGTATACGCGCTCGCGCTCCACGGTAATCAGCCCGGCTCCGTTGTACGGCGCCGTGATTTGCATTTCGATCTCGTCTCCCGGCGCGTAGTCGGTTTTGCTGAGCTTGATTTGAAGTTCTGCGTTCCGCTCGAGAGATCGACTCAGGTTTGCTTCCCCGATAACGCTGAATCCGGCCCGCAGGAGTTCGGCTCCCTTTTCGTCCTGAACGAGCAATACAAAGTCGCCCGGTTTTTCGGTGGGCAGGGCGTATTCGAGACCCTCGGCAGCGAGGGCAAGAGTCTCGACCTTTACGGGATTCTCCTTCTGGACGGATTCATATTTGTAAGTTCCATCTCTTTGACGGAGGAGAACGGAAACGTATTGTTGTTCAATCACGCTGCACCGGAGTCCGCGCACGGGGGCCATGGCCAGCTTGGGGTCCACGGCGATGATTCTGAGAGTGCGCTTCGCGTCCCGCTTCACATATTTCAAGTCGCCGTCCGGCTTGTACCCGAGAAGGAAGGGGAGGTCCGAAACGAGGGCGACGTTTTCGGAGGTTACGGCTCGGCCCGCACCGGATTCGTAAGCTTCGGCCACAAAGATCATCCGATAAACGGCCCGGTCGAAACGTTCGAGGTGCAGGTCGAACTCCGTCCGGCCTTCCTCGTCGGTGTGCCACTCTTCCAGCCTCTCCGTAAAGGCCTTCTTCTCGCGGTTCGGATCGTAGAACGTGAAGTCGGCATAGGGGCGGAATGAAGGGTAGCTTGGCGTAAGAGTGATGCTGGCCGCCACGCGCCGGTTGGTGGCCGGCGTCCCGATTAGATTTCGGAGTGAAACGGATACCTTCAGGCCATCGGGTGACACCCATCCTTCTCGTCTCTCGTCCGAGAATCTGGAAACAATCGTCATGCGATCCGGCAGGAACTCCTCGACGCGGACGGGCACCGATGCCAAGAGGCTGGCCGCCCGGTCATCCTTCACGACGTAGGCCCCGATCTGGTATCCGCCCGTCGGGCCGTTTTCCTCCGTTCTGTAGAGGATTTCTTCGAACCCGCTTGGAGACAGTCGGATCCTTTTTCGCTGGACAACAAGTCCACGCGGGTCCGTGATGACGGTTTCAAGGGGAACGCCGCCCAAATCCTGCTTCCAGTCCGGCGGCTTCACAATCAGTCCCACCCGGATCTCATCTCCCGGCCGGTAGATTCCACGGTCCGAGAAGAGGTACGCGAGGAGTCGTCCGGGTTCCGTGGTCTCAAGCCCGCCGACGTCGAAGCGGGAGAAGTTGAGTCGGCGGTCGGCCCAGTCATAGGGCATGAAGGAGAGGTCCGCCGCGTGCGTCGCAACATAGGCCGTGGGAGTCTTCTCCCGGTCAAAATCTTTCAACGACGGAAAGATCGTAGTCCCGTCGGACCCGGTTGTTCCCGAGACCACCGGCAGGCCGTTCTTGCCGATGACTTCCACCTTCGCTCCGGCCACCGGCCCGCCGTCCGCAAAAGACATCAGGAACACCTGACGCGCTCCATCCCTGGCTTCCTTCACCAGCAGCCCCAAGTCCGTGACGAGGACAAGCCGATTGTCCTTGATGCCCGTGGTCTCTTTCTTCTCCTGATCCCAACTTTCAGCTTTCAAAAGGAACAAGCCGCGTCTTGTCTCGGCCTCGCCTGCGAGATACACGGACAAGTCGAGAGCGGTGTACTGTGCCTTTCTCAAATCATTCCTGGCAAACTCGCGAATCTCCACGAAACGCTCCGTGATGTTCTCGGGTCCGAAATTCCAACTGAATCCGGGGTTGTGGAACTCTTTCTGGTAACCGGTGGTCTGGCTCACCAGATGGTTGATCTGGTGCGGTAGGACACGAGCAATCTCGAACCGAATGGCCTCGATGCCGTTGGAGACGATGGAGATCTTTTTCTCACCGCTCATGCTCAAGATGGCCCCGTCATGCATGATCTCCAGAGATTTGGGGAACTCGGGGACCCCGGCCACTTTGTCGAAGGTGTCCGCGAGCACATACCCGCCGTGAGAGCGAAGTCCCTTGTTGATCTTGACATAGAGGTGTCTCCCCGGTTCGGCCTTGAACTTGAAGCTGTGGAGAGTGGCGTGCTCGCGCTCCGTGGGAAGCGCGTCGAGGCCGAGAGGTTCACAGAGATCGAGGACTTCCGGACCGATCATTCCCGCGTCGTACCAATCGTAGTTCTTGACGGCGGATCGTCCTTGAATCGATGGTAGATCGCGCGGGAGGAGGCAGACGTGCAACGTTGTGCGGAGATCTTGGTCCGATACTCCATCGGTCGTCGCAAGAACGAGGATTTGTTCAGGCTCATATTTTTCGTTTCGAACAATGGTCAGCTCGGCGGATTCCACTTTGAAGAAGTCATACATCCCCGGAATTCTTACCTTCGACTCAAGTTCTTTTTGGAATCGAGGCCCCCCTCGCAAGGAACGCACTCCTGCTGCCAAGTGAATCGTCATGTGGGTATCCTTCAGCGCGATACGGACGGGATCGGAGTGGATGTAAGCCTCGCCCTTGAAATCGTCGTAGGTGACTTTGAAGGGGAAGGATTCGCCGCCGATGCCGAGCACGCCTTGGCGTTGGCCTTCCATCCGAAGAACCAAGCGCGGCTCGAACTCCGAAGGATCCACCGGATGGGTAAAGGAAACAGTGGCCACTACCTTCTTGAGGTCCGCATGCTCCGGGTCTTGGTAAAATTCGGCGCGTTCCAGGGCGACCTCAAAAGGCGCCGACTGAAACTTGATTTCGTAGGACTCCGGATGAACATGAGTCGGAAATAAATTCCGGTCGAATCGGACGGAGTACTCTTGACCGACGCCCCACTCCTGTTCCGGATTGAACTTCAGTTCTCGATCGGTTTCCCATACCCACTTTCCCTTGAGGGGCGGCGAAACGAGAAGACCGGCTTTGATTTCCTTGCCCACCTGCTCCAATCGGGCTGCGGAGTCGCTGAACTCGATGGACAGCGGGTCCGGTACGGCCCCTTTCTCCAATCGGGTCGGTCCGGGTGGGGCCGGCGTGGCGACAAGCTTCACCGGTCGAGGCCGGATCCTGAACCAAGCGTAAAGCCCGCCCGCCGATCCTACCGCTAGGGCCAGCACGCCTAGATAAAGCGCCGCTTTACGCTTGTGGGTTCGGACCCAAGTGGGCACATCCCAACGCAACGTTGCGAGAGCCGGAGAAATATGTTCTCGGAATGTCGGCCACCAGGGAGGCGGAGTCCACGAAAGTGTTCCGAGCATTCGCGGCGACCACTTGGAAATGAACTGCCTGATGGAGCGAATAGTGGACCGGACCCTATTCAATCTTGAATTCCAATTTCTTCAACAGTTTCCCGTCGCTTGAGAGGACCTCCACCCTCCAACCACCGGTCCATTCCGGGAGGATTCTCTTCTCGCTCCATGTGCGCCAGGACTTGGCCCCCACAGGTAAGTTCAGTTCAAACCGTTTCTGATCACCGTGGTACCAAACGTGGGTGACTTGAGTTGGGACCTCGGCCCCTTCAATCCGAGTGAAGGCGATAAGCCGGTCAACAGTCGAAGGGAAAGTGCCGGCATCCCCCTTGGGCTCCTTGTTCTCGATGGATGTTGCAATGGCGGCCCTCGTAACGTTCAGCACTTCCGATTGGGCCAGGTTCACACCGAACCAAAAGAGTGAGACCGCCATCCATCCGGTTCTAATTGCGCATCTGTTCATCCCCGCACCTCCTTCGTCGGTAGAATGCAGCCATGCTACCTCCCTCCAAGTCGTGATTCAACCCTTTGTTGCCGATCCCGATTGGGGTGATGGGGCCACCGGGGATCTGTCAAAGACTGAGAGGAGCGACGGGAGACGCTCTACGCGCCTACGGCAGTAAGCGAAATATCCTTGACCCGATCGGGGGGAAGGTCGAGGGCATGTCGGGAGGTGGGGGTGTGAAACGCGGCCGGTTGATAGTTTACGCCTTGGAATCTCAACTAGAATGGAGCAAATCATCTCGTCCAAAAGGCAAAACAGAGGAGTCTACTTGAGCAGAGTCGGGAGAGTCCGGACGAAATCGTCGGCTGAATAGGCCTTCACGCCGGGAGCGAGGACGCGATTGCCGGGAGTTCCCCGGTGAACTAGGATTGGGGCGGTTTCGTAGCGTTTGATACTCCGCGACAGGCGTTGAAGAGGCCCCGCCATTTCCGGCCGCGGAGTGCGCGAAGCTTTTACCTCCAGCAGCGTCAGTTTCCGACCCTCGGAGGGTACTAGAAAATCCACCTCCAGCCCCTGCTGGTCGCGGAAGTAGTACAGCCGGCGATTTCGCCCGGAGTTGAGTTCGTACTTGATGATCTCAGAGGCGATCCATCCCTCGAACAGCGGCCCGAGGAACGGGGATCGCTCCAGCATTTGGGGCGATTCAATCCCCAAGAGGTGACAGGCCAGGCCGGAGTCCGTGAAGTAGATCTTGGGAGACTTGATCAATCGCTTCCCCAGATTTTCATAGTAGGGTGGTACGATGAGGATCTGCATCGTGATTTCGAGGAGGTCCAACCAGTTGGATACCCCAGGCACCGATAGGCCGAGGGGCGCAGCGAGATCGGTTTTGTTCAGGACCTGTCCCGATCGGGTGGCCAGGAGGGAAAGAAATCTGCGGAACGTCGCCAGATCGCGGATGGCGCTGATCGACCGAATATCTCTCTCCAAGTACGTCTGGAGATAAGAGCGGTACCAGATGCCGGGTCGCGACGGGTGTAGGATGACTTCCGGAAATCCGCCTCGGAACAGCGTCGCCTTCGGCGTCTCGCGGGCAGAAAGCGGCAGCAGGTTGAACACGGCCGCTCGGCCGGCGAGCGACTCTGTAACTCCCCGCATCAGAGGAGCCTCCTGCGAGCCGGTGAGCAGCCATGGACCCCGCCGACCCTTTGCAAGATCGATTCGAGTGCGGACGTAGTTCAGCAGCTCAGGTGCATTCTGCACCTCGTCAAGGATAACCGGCGGTTTCAGTTCGTCCACGAATCCCCGCGGGTCGGATCGTACCCGCGCGATGAGATCCGGATCTTCGAGGAGGTGGTAGTCGGCTTTGGGGAAGACCCGGCGAAGCAGAGTGGTCTTGCCGGATCGCCTGGGGCCGGTGACGATGGCGGCGGGGAATCGTCGCGCAGCCGCGACGAGCAGAGGGGTCAGGTCCCGGGTAAAATAGGTCATGTGAGGATTATGAACTGATAGTTTAGAATACTCAAGACACACTAATGGTCCACCGAGGCACGCTCCTCTCTATCCGTTGCGAAGAGGGAGGACAAAAGGGCAGGGCGTCCATCGATTCCCCACGCTGTGTTGATTTCTGACGGGGAGCCTATGCGCGAACGCGGCGGGCGGAGACGGGGATGGCGGTCATGATGTGCTGGCCGCTGGAAGGTTCGATCGCGGCGGAGCCGGAAGGAATCAGCCGGTTCATGTTGGCCTCCGCCAGGCCATGGGGGACTGAAACAACGCCGCTGAGAACGTCCTCGGACGACTCCCAGCGGAGACTCACGGCGCCCGATCCATCCCGCCTCAATTCGATGGGCCGGCCGACCATGAGGCCCAAGGCGGAAACCGTCGAGGGATGAAGCAGGGCCGAGCCGTCTCCGCCACCGGGACCTTCGGATCCGCACCCTCCGCGGCCATCCATGGCGCTCCGGGCACGGCCGGCCGTCCTGGCGCCGTGCCAACTGTTGTACATGAGGGGCCGTCTACGCCCGATCATGCTGAGGGGAATCCACTCGTTTTTCGGCTCGCTCTTGGATTCCTCCACCCGCGGCCGATCCAGCCATTTTCGCAATCGTTCCACTTCAGCCTGAAGGACAGGGGTGAAAAGATGAAGCGTGTGGTCGCCGTGCTGTGAGGCGCGGGAGGGCCGACCCTCATGCGTAGGAGCCGAAACCTTGATCGCCCGGCCACGGCCCTTGCCCTTGCGATCCAGCAGCCGCGAGAGTAGGCCTTGCGCCCGCACAAGCCAGCGGTCGTGGTCCAGACGGGCGAGTCGCCGGTGCAGAAAAGTTTTCACGGGACCGCCAACCTTCATCTCCGCAAGAATTCGATACAGGATTTCCCACTCCGATTTCGACTCCCCCGCCGGCGGCAAGACCGGTTTCGAATAAGAGAGCCACTCCCTGTTCTGGATGACCATCCCGAGTGTCGCGAAATCCGCGCGTTCCAGCCACGTCCGGCCGGGGAGAACGGCATGGGCCATCTCGGCCGTCTGGCTTCGGAACAAATCGATGACCACCAGCAGGTCCAGTGAGCGAAAGGCTTGCCTTAGCCGGGTCTCATCCGGGATCGACCATATCGGGTTGCCTGCAATGACCACGAGGGCGCGAATGCGATCGTCCCCAGACGTGAGGATTTCGTCCGCGAGGATTCCTCCTGGAAGGGAGTCCATGACCGGCACATATCCGCCGATGCGGCTTTTCTGCGTCTGCACGCCGATGCCCAGAATCGGGCCCCATCGACCCATCCGGAGGCCGAGAGGATGGTACAGCCACCCGCCGGGGCGGTCGACGTTGCCCAACGCCAGCATCGCCGCATGGAGAAGCACATAGGCCAGCGAGCCGAACGGACCGAAATTTACGCCGACACTCATGTGCAGGATGGGGGATCGGGCTTTCAAGAAATCCGTCCGAAGGGCTTGGAGCGAATCGCGATCGAGTCCCGTAATGCGTTCCGCCAGCTCCAGCGGCAGGGAAGGAAGGGCATTCTTGAGATCGCCGAGTGAGGGAGTTTCCCGGATGGCCGCGGCCCAGCCCTGCGTGGCAGACAACTCGTGGATCAACCACGTTAGCAACGCGATGTCGGTTCCGGGGCGGATGGGAAGATGGCGGCCGCAGGTGCGGACGCTCTCGGACCGCCGCGGATCGACCCACCACACCCGGCCGCCGCGCTTCTCGATGGCCCGGATTCTCTGCATGGCATCCGGGAGAAACATGAAGCTCCCTTTGCTGACCATCGGATTCATACCGATAATGACCGCCAGGTCGCACGAGTCCAGATCCGGGATCGGATGGATGGCGCCATGACCGTAGATTTCGCCCGCGGCCCAGAATTTGTTGTTGCAATCCTGTGGGCCGGAGGTGAACGAGTTCCGCGTGCCGAGGGCCTTGGTGAATGCCGCCGTTGCAAGCAAGGTCATGAGACCGAACCCGGCGGGCTCGCCCATGTACATGCCGATGCTGTGGGGGCCGTGCTCCCTATGAATACGGCCCAACGTCGCCCCGATGTGGTCAAAGGCCTTCTCCCATGAGGTGGGAGCGAGTGCCCCGTCCGAATCCCGGAGAAGGGGTTGCAGAAGTCTGGAAGGATGCCTGGCCGTTCCGAGGAATTGAGTGCCCTGCGCACAGGCAAATCCATGGGTGCCTGGATGCTCCTTGTCCGGCCGCAGGCCGACGGGATTTCCAGCGGAGTCCCGAACAACAACGAGTCCGCATCCCGGCTCGCAGATTCTGCAAAACGTGTGGGGAACCGGGCCGCTCCCTCTTCCGTTGGCCGAATCAACCATGCTTCGGGAACACTACGATTACCCGCCGGCGATGTAAAGATGAGTCGCCGGGGAGGCGCACTCCCTGCCGGAAGGTTCTATCCGCCTTCAGCCGTGAAGCCGAGGTCTTTTCCCGGTTCGGGAGGCAGGTTCAGAATGTCCCGAGGGAAGAGATCCACGATGAAGTTCACGATGTCTTTCACCGAAACCACGCCGACCGGCCGATTATCCTTATCCACGATCGGAACGTGCCGGAAACCGCCTACGCTCATCTTGTTGAGGGCAAACACGATGGGATCGTCGAGTCCCAGGGTCTCCGGGGCACGAGTCATCACGGTCTCCACTCGGGTTCGGTGCTGATCCAACTTCGTCGCCGCGATCTTTAGCAAGACATCCCGCTCGCTGAAAATCCCGGTCAACCGTCCGTCATCCACCACCAAGACACAGCCCGTGTTCCGGTCCTTCATCTTCGCGACCGCCTCCTCGACCCGTGCGCCCACTTCGACGCAGACCGGTGTTCGAGGCTTGAGCGTGCGAATGGCTTTCTCGGTAATGGCTTGCTCGATGGCGGGACGGTCTTCCTCCCGCCGGAGTTGACTCTGCACTTCGAGATCCTCGTCGACAAACTGTTCCAGCGACATAACCCACCTCCCCTATGAATCCAGTGTCGTCCCGGATGGCCCGACCTGTCAAGGAGCGGAAACCTGAAAATTCGCAGTTGAAAATCGGTCCGTAGTCGCCCCGTGGTGTTTGTGTTAGGATGGGTTGGGCAAATGAACGTCAAGAACCCCAAGATGTCCAGTCGCACGATGGCCTTTTGGCTCGTGCTCATTGTGCTCGGCCTCCTCGGCTACCAGATCGTCACCCTGGCACGCCGGATCGACAAGGAAATCGACTACACCGATTTCCTCACGCAAGTCCACGCCGGCCTCGTCAAAGAGGTGGTCATCCGCGGCCACGAGGTCCAGGGAGTGACGCGCGACAACGGGAGCATCTTCCGGACGTTCGTGCCCGATGATCCCTCCATGATCGATCTGCTCAAGACCAAGAGCGTCATCATCAAGGTCAAACCGGAGGAGCGGGAAAACTGGTTCTCTGGATTGCTGCTTTCATGGCTGCCGATCCTGTTCGTGGTCGGTCTCTGGTTCTTCTTCATGCGACAGGTCCAGATCGGTGGTGGAAAGGCCATGTCGTTCGGCAAAAGCCGCGCGCGACTCATCGCCGACACCCAGAAAAAGGTGACGTTCTCCGATGTGGCGGGAATCGACGAGGCCAAGACCGAGTTGGAAGAAATCATTCAATTCCTGAAGGACCCGAAGAAGTTTACACGGCTCGGCGGCCGGATTCCGAAAGGGGTTCTGCTCGTCGGCTCGCCGGGAACCGGGAAGACCCTTTTGGCCCGGGCCATCGCAGGCGAGGCGGGCGTGCCGTTCTTCAGCATCTCCGGCTCGGACTTCGTGGAAATGTTCGTGGGCGTCGGAGCGTCGCGGGTGCGCGATCTTTTCCAGCAGGGAAAGAAAAACGCGCCCTGCATCATCTTTATTGATGAAATCGACGCCGTGGGGCGCCACCGGGGAGCCGGGCTCGGCGGAGGGCATGACGAACGTGAGCAAACGTTGAATCAGCTCCTTGTGGAAATGGACGGATTCGAATCGAATGACGGCGTGATCCTGATCTCTGCGACGAATCGGCCGGACGTGCTCGATCCCGCACTCCTGCGCCCGGGCCGTTTCGACCGGCGCGTGGTGGTGGCGCGACCGGATTTGAAAGGACGGTTGGCGATTCTCAAGGTGCATTCGCGGAACAAACCGTTGTCGCCCTCGCTCGACTTGGAGAAAATCGCGCGCGGCACGCCCGGATTTTCAGGCGCGGACCTGGAGAATCTTGTCAATGAAGCGGCACTCACGGCGGCCCAGCATAACAAGGCCGCGATTGAGTTGGAGGATTTCGAGAAGTCCAAGGACAAAGTGATGATGGGCGTGGAACGGCGGAGCATGATCATCAGCGATGTCGAGAAGAAGAACACGGCGTATCACGAGGCGGGTCATGCGCTGGTGGCCAAGCTTCTTCCGAACGCGGATCCCGTCTACAAGGTCACGATCATCCCCCGCGGGATGGCTCTCGGGGCGACGCAGCAACTCCCGATGGATGATCGCTACACGTACACCCAGGATTACCTGGAGGACACGATCACCACCCTCCTCGGTGGACGTTCGGCTGAAGAGGTGGCGCTTGGCCACGTCACCACCGGGGCGGGAAACGATCTTGAGAGGGCGACGGATGTGGCCCGCAAAATGGTAACGCAGTGGGGGATGAGCCGAAAAGTGGGGCCGCTGACGTACGGCCTGCGCGACCAGGAGGTGTTCCTCGGCCGCGATTTCCTGCGCCAGAAGGAGTACAGCGAACAGACGGCGATGGAGATCGACGCGGAAGTTAGGCGGATCGTGGGCGAAGGATACGAGCGAGCCAAGGCCCTGCTGGCGGAGAATCTGGAAAAACTGCATGCTTTGGCCAAGGCGCTGCTGGAAAAAGAAGTCATCGATTCCGAGGAACTGGAAACGATCGTTCATGGGGTTGCTGCCGCGGTCGCCCCAGCAGCCGTGGACGGAGGGGGAGCCGTGACCGTTGTAGCCAAGTCTTCCGTTTAGGAGAGGGTCCCGGTCCGGCCGGATTCATGGGTTGATGGATTCCGCAGGGGAATCCATGAACGTATGAATCGGGCGAGTACGGCGCTGAAGCATTGGGGACAAACCTACCGGCCTACGCACCATGCGATAGCGCCGCTGGAGTGGGGGAAGTGGCGGTTTTCCTTCGAGCGAACGGTGCCCTACATCATGGGCATCCTCAATGTGACCCCCGACTCCTTTTCGGACGGCGGCCTCTACGCGGATGTGGACCAGGCGGTTGAGCATGGTCTCCGAATGGAAGAGGAGGGAGCGGACCTCCTCGACGTTGGCGGCGAGTCTACAAGGCCCGGCTCCGAGCGCATCCCAGCCGAGGAGGAGATGCGGCGAATTCTTCCTGCCATCGAGCGGCTGGCCGGTCGACTGCGCATCCCCCTCTCAGTGGATACCTTCAAGCCTGAAGTGGCCCGCGAGGCTCTGCGATGCGGCGCCTCCTTGGTGAATTGCGTCGGGGCGTTCGACATGGGCGCGGACATGCCGAAGGTCGTGGCCGAGGCCGACGTTCCGGTCATCCTCATGCACATGCAGGGCACCCCGGAAACCATGCAGCGAAGCCCTTCGTACCGGGACGTTGTTGAGGATATCCGAACGACTCTCCTCCGCGCGGCCGGAAGGGCCCAGGCGGCGGGTGTGCCCTCGAGCCGGGTAGTGATTGACCCGGGCATCGGCTTCGGAAAGACGCAGGATCACAATCTCGATATTGTCCGACGGACATCGGCGTTTTCTTCGTTGGGCTTCCCCGTCCTCGTGGGGCCTTCGCGCAAGAGTTTCATCGGGAACGTAGTGGGGAAGGACGTTCAAGACCGGGACGACGGCACGCTGGCGGTGGTGGCGTGGGCTGCGCTCCAGGGCGTTCAATTCGTGAGAGTTCACGATGTGCGGCGGACGCGCAATGTGCTGAAAATGATGGAGGCCTTGATTCATGGCGCCGACTGATTTGTGGGCATGGATGAAAGACCATCTGGTCGATGCGCTCGACATCTACATCATCGCCTATCTCATCTATCGCATCATCCTCATGCTTCGGGGTACGCGCGCGGTGCGGATTCTGTTCGGCCTCGTCGTCATGATTCTTTCCTACTTCATCTCGCAGCGGCTTGGACTCGTTGCCACGAGCTGGTTGCTGGGTAATTTTCTTCTGTACGCCGTGCTGATCGTGGTGATCATTTTTCAGAACGAAATCCGGCGCGCCCTGTGGGAGTTCGGACGTACACCCCACTGGTTCGATGTCGGCTCTCGAAGCGGAGTGCAGGAGTTGGAGGAAATCATTCAGGGAGTTCACCAACTGGCCTCACGGCGCGTGGGCGCGCTGGTGGCCATCGAGCGAAGCGTGGGCCTCCGGGATTATGTCGAGGCGGCGACCACCGTGGATGCCAAAGTCAGCAAGGAACTGCTGGCGTCCATTTTCCATCCGACCTCGCCGCTGCATGACGGCGCGGTGATCGTGCAAAAACGCCGTCTGGCTGCGGCAGGATGCCTGCTTCCGTTGAGTCATGCGGCGGATCTGGATCCGGTCCTGGGCACCCGACATCGCGCGGCGTTGGGCTTGGCGGAGGAGACGGACGCGATCGTAGTGGTGGTGTCGGAGGAGACGGGTACAGTGTCATTGGCCGTGGATGGGGAACTGAGGCGGAATCTGGAAGCGGGGCGACTGCGAGATGATCTGTACCGGCTGCTCACCGAACCCGTGAAGAAGCCTGTCAAAGTGCGGTCGCCGGAGGAGTCGAAGGAACGGGCGGGTTCGGCCGAATCGGGACCGCTGGCCGCAAGAACGGAGGAGTCGGAAATATAGTGGGACGGGTCCGTAGGTTCTTCCTGGGCAATCTGACCGAGAAACTGGTGGCGTTGGCGCTGGCGCTTCTGGTCTATGGCTTTGTATTCGGGCAAAGCCCCGTCGAGCAGACGGTCCGCGTGCCGATACAACTGGAAAATTTGCCGCCGAAGTTCATCGTGTCCAAACTGGCGGTCCATAACGTGGATTTGCGGCTCAGCGCTCCCAAGACGCTCTTGGTCGGCCTGGAGGAGAGGAACCTCCGCGCGAACATAGACCTTTCAAAGTCAGCCACCGGTTTCCAGACCTACCTGTTTTCGCAAAAGAACTTCAGCGTGCCGCGGGGGATCAAGCTGGATAGCATTTCGCCTCCGGAGATCAGTTTTTTCGTGGATGAGCTGACCTCCAAGGTCGTCCCGGTTGCGCCCAACTTCACGAATCGGCTTCCGGAAGGGTACGAACTGGAATCGGCGGAAGTCACACCGAAGGAGATCGAGATCTACGGGGCGAAGCAGGAGGTGTCGCAGACCGACGAGATCCCGACACAGCCCATTGATCTTTCGACCTTGCGGGAGGATGCACAGCTTTCGGTGAATCCTGAACTCATCTCCCCCGACGTGAAAATGAGCTTCGGCGGCCGCGTCCAGGTCAGCCTGAGGATCCGGAAGAATTAGTCGGTTCAGTAGCCCGGCAAGTTCATGGGCTGGATCTACAGGGTCGGTCGTTGTGCCTCCCACGGCTTTGAGCACTGAGTCTGTTTGTCTCATGGGGTTTCCGGCTTTGGAATTGAAGGATAACTCCATGCGGGTAGTCGTGATTCCGGAATGGGGGGGGAAGATCGCGTCGCTCGTGGATCTCCGGAGGGGGCAGGAGTGGCTGTACACGAATCCGAATATCAAGCCAAGGCGTCCGGAATACGGGGCGAGCTACGTGCAGGATTTCGACATCGGCGGGTTTGACGAGTGCTTCCCCACCGTGGGGGCCTGCAACTATCCATCCGGCCCATGGAAGGGGGTTCCGATTCCGGATCATGGAGAGGTTTGGTCGTCGCCCTGGGAGTCGGCTCCTGCCGAGGGGGGGGTGCGGCTTGCCGTGAAGGGGCGGGCTCTTCCGTACAAACTTGAAAAATCCATTCGCCTTCTGGGCGATGGCAGGGTCCGAATGGAATATCGTGCGGAGAATCTCTCCTCCGATCCGATGCCGTTTGTTTGGAGCAGTCACCCCCTGCTTAATATCAAGCCTGGAATGACGCTTTCTGTTCCGGCCCGGTTCATGCGCGTAGACTCCGCTCCGGCATTTCCGGCCAAGTCGGGAGACACCCTCTCATGGCCTCGGTTCGAAGGTCTGGACCTGGGCCTCATAGCTGAGCGGGAAGCCGGGATGGCGGTCAAGCTGTACAGTCAATCGCTTGAAGAGGGATGGGCCGAACTGTCCGATCCCAACGACGGTGCGTCGATTCGGTTTGAGTTCGATCCCGGACAGGTCACACACGTTGGGTTATGGCTGAACTATGGTGGCTGGGCCGGCGTGCCCGGCGCCGCTCCCTATTTCAATCTCGGACTTGAGCCGTGCATCGGCGATAGTGACTCGCTGGAGGCGTCGGTGGCCCGATCAGGTGCGCACGCAGTTCTACCTCCTAGGGGAACTCGCGAATGGTGGATC
This genomic stretch from Nitrospirota bacterium harbors:
- the folP gene encoding dihydropteroate synthase codes for the protein MNRASTALKHWGQTYRPTHHAIAPLEWGKWRFSFERTVPYIMGILNVTPDSFSDGGLYADVDQAVEHGLRMEEEGADLLDVGGESTRPGSERIPAEEEMRRILPAIERLAGRLRIPLSVDTFKPEVAREALRCGASLVNCVGAFDMGADMPKVVAEADVPVILMHMQGTPETMQRSPSYRDVVEDIRTTLLRAAGRAQAAGVPSSRVVIDPGIGFGKTQDHNLDIVRRTSAFSSLGFPVLVGPSRKSFIGNVVGKDVQDRDDGTLAVVAWAALQGVQFVRVHDVRRTRNVLKMMEALIHGAD
- a CDS encoding TIGR00159 family protein codes for the protein MAPTDLWAWMKDHLVDALDIYIIAYLIYRIILMLRGTRAVRILFGLVVMILSYFISQRLGLVATSWLLGNFLLYAVLIVVIIFQNEIRRALWEFGRTPHWFDVGSRSGVQELEEIIQGVHQLASRRVGALVAIERSVGLRDYVEAATTVDAKVSKELLASIFHPTSPLHDGAVIVQKRRLAAAGCLLPLSHAADLDPVLGTRHRAALGLAEETDAIVVVVSEETGTVSLAVDGELRRNLEAGRLRDDLYRLLTEPVKKPVKVRSPEESKERAGSAESGPLAARTEESEI
- a CDS encoding YbbR-like domain-containing protein encodes the protein MGRVRRFFLGNLTEKLVALALALLVYGFVFGQSPVEQTVRVPIQLENLPPKFIVSKLAVHNVDLRLSAPKTLLVGLEERNLRANIDLSKSATGFQTYLFSQKNFSVPRGIKLDSISPPEISFFVDELTSKVVPVAPNFTNRLPEGYELESAEVTPKEIEIYGAKQEVSQTDEIPTQPIDLSTLREDAQLSVNPELISPDVKMSFGGRVQVSLRIRKN